Proteins encoded within one genomic window of [Enterobacter] lignolyticus SCF1:
- the eutL gene encoding ethanolamine utilization microcompartment protein EutL, with translation MPALDLIRPSVTAMRVIASVNDGFARELKLPPHIRSLGLITADSDDVTYIAADEATKQAMVEVVYGRSLYAGAAHGPSPTAGEVLIMLGGPNPAEVRAGLDSMVAHIESGAAFQWANDAQDTAFLAHVVSRTGSYLSSTAGIALGDPIAYLVAPPLEATFGIDAAMKSADVQLVTYVPPPSETNYSAAFLTGSQAACKAACNAFTDAVLDIARNPVQRA, from the coding sequence ATGCCAGCATTAGATTTAATTCGACCCTCGGTCACCGCAATGCGCGTGATTGCCTCGGTGAATGACGGATTTGCGCGCGAGCTTAAATTACCGCCGCATATACGTAGCCTTGGTCTCATCACGGCAGATTCTGATGACGTCACGTATATTGCCGCAGACGAGGCGACAAAACAGGCGATGGTGGAAGTGGTGTATGGCCGCTCGCTGTACGCCGGGGCGGCCCACGGGCCGTCGCCAACCGCCGGTGAAGTGCTGATTATGCTGGGCGGCCCGAACCCGGCGGAAGTGCGCGCTGGTCTGGACTCGATGGTCGCGCATATCGAAAGCGGCGCGGCGTTCCAGTGGGCCAACGATGCGCAGGACACGGCGTTTCTGGCGCACGTGGTGTCACGGACCGGTTCGTATCTTTCCTCAACGGCAGGCATTGCGCTGGGTGACCCGATCGCCTATCTGGTGGCGCCGCCGCTGGAGGCGACGTTTGGCATCGATGCGGCGATGAAATCCGCTGACGTCCAGCTGGTGACCTACGTGCCGCCGCCGTCGGAAACTAACTATTCAGCCGCGTTTCTGACCGGTAGCCAGGCCGCCTGTAAAGCCGCCTGCAACGCCTTTACCGATGCCGTGCTTGATATCGCCCGTAATCCGGTCCAGCGAGCGTAA